In Streptomyces sp. NBC_00335, a single genomic region encodes these proteins:
- a CDS encoding ParB/RepB/Spo0J family partition protein, with product MSKADKLGVSSSFARAQPVGVSSRRAAIAEATGAPTSGVVPPSEVPIEALAHNPFNLREDLTEIHELAVSLTTRGQLQPLAVATRMAFMEAHPGNTDSLGRAPYVVIDGNRRLAAAQRAGLRTMQIHVNDSLASSAADILESALIANVHRVDVAPMDQARALQQLVEVHGSQAQVAKRLGKTPAWVSQRLTLLNLTPELQDKVETGELKVEPARRIGRLPQEDQATAAEETVNAVNPPRQRTRPTPAPDPTPGPTPEPNPKPHPSPATSPRRITIVADSPDTIADALTAHLTPDDLKAVTELLLTRI from the coding sequence ATGAGCAAGGCCGACAAACTCGGAGTCTCGAGCTCCTTCGCCCGCGCCCAGCCCGTAGGCGTCAGTTCGCGCCGCGCGGCCATCGCCGAGGCCACCGGCGCCCCCACCTCCGGTGTGGTCCCGCCCTCGGAGGTGCCGATCGAGGCCCTCGCCCACAACCCCTTCAACCTCCGCGAGGACCTCACCGAAATCCACGAGCTGGCCGTGTCCCTGACGACCCGGGGTCAGCTACAGCCCCTGGCGGTCGCCACCCGCATGGCCTTCATGGAGGCCCACCCCGGCAACACCGACAGCCTGGGCCGTGCCCCCTACGTGGTCATCGACGGCAACCGCCGCCTGGCGGCGGCCCAGCGCGCCGGCCTTCGCACCATGCAGATCCACGTCAACGACTCCCTCGCCTCCTCCGCGGCGGACATCCTGGAGTCGGCGCTCATCGCCAACGTCCACCGCGTCGACGTGGCGCCCATGGACCAGGCCCGCGCCCTGCAGCAGCTCGTCGAGGTCCACGGCTCCCAGGCCCAGGTCGCCAAGCGCCTCGGCAAGACCCCGGCCTGGGTCTCCCAGCGCCTGACCCTCCTCAACCTCACCCCGGAGCTCCAGGACAAGGTGGAGACCGGCGAACTCAAGGTGGAACCGGCCCGCCGCATCGGCCGCCTCCCCCAGGAGGACCAGGCGACCGCGGCAGAGGAAACCGTTAACGCCGTTAACCCCCCGCGCCAACGCACCCGCCCGACCCCGGCCCCGGACCCAACCCCGGGCCCCACCCCGGAGCCCAACCCGAAGCCCCACCCCTCCCCCGCCACGTCCCCCCGCCGCATCACCATCGTGGCGGACTCCCCGGACACCATCGCGGACGCCCTCACCGC
- a CDS encoding AAA family ATPase, producing the protein MTSPSSPSDREKVVSKLPPWLRQELKIRTAQLRVDIQDAVHQGIAHWSALASSPSPVDTSGAESFSTWLPGGQWESFRTDSKHRGVSLIQGLAQAVSLWLEMNPAPTVKRPSVVRRIVVCNQKGGVGKTAITAGTAEALAEDPASLHPVRVARQLARQSAVEEGDETGPEATASASPVDLEDLPGLGMRVLLVDFDPQGHLTKQLGRQPLPIGGDSLTCHMAGEAKGPLADLIVPIPDERFGDRLHILPACTDAFLLDVRLSTVRAREAALERALAPVEADYDVILIDCPPSLGLSMDAAIYYGRRRDAEQPGASGALIVVQAEDSSADAYDLLTSQINDLRDDLSLDIDYLGLVVNLYDGRRGYIATSSLQAWMDIKDPRVVAIVPDLKEQREAVRVKQPLFVYAPKGEQAVSLRALAREIS; encoded by the coding sequence ATGACTTCGCCCTCGTCACCGAGCGACCGTGAGAAGGTCGTCTCCAAACTCCCTCCGTGGCTGCGCCAGGAGCTCAAGATCCGCACCGCCCAGCTGCGGGTGGACATCCAGGACGCCGTCCACCAGGGCATCGCCCACTGGAGCGCGCTCGCCTCCTCCCCCTCCCCCGTCGACACTTCCGGCGCCGAATCCTTCTCCACCTGGCTGCCCGGCGGCCAGTGGGAGTCGTTCCGCACCGACTCCAAGCACCGTGGCGTCTCCCTCATCCAGGGACTCGCCCAAGCCGTCTCCCTCTGGCTGGAGATGAACCCGGCCCCCACGGTGAAGCGGCCCTCGGTCGTCCGCCGCATCGTGGTGTGCAACCAGAAGGGCGGTGTCGGCAAGACCGCCATCACCGCAGGCACCGCCGAGGCCCTCGCCGAGGACCCCGCCAGCCTCCACCCGGTCCGCGTGGCCCGCCAACTGGCCCGGCAATCGGCCGTCGAGGAAGGCGACGAGACGGGCCCGGAGGCCACCGCGTCCGCCTCGCCCGTCGACCTGGAAGACCTGCCCGGCCTCGGCATGCGCGTCCTGCTCGTCGACTTCGACCCCCAGGGCCACCTCACCAAGCAGCTCGGCCGGCAGCCTCTGCCCATCGGCGGCGACAGCCTCACCTGCCACATGGCGGGCGAAGCCAAGGGCCCCCTCGCCGACCTGATCGTCCCCATCCCGGACGAGCGCTTCGGCGACCGCCTCCACATCCTCCCGGCCTGCACGGACGCGTTCCTCCTCGACGTCCGCCTCTCCACGGTCCGCGCCCGCGAGGCTGCGCTGGAACGGGCCCTCGCCCCCGTCGAGGCCGACTACGACGTCATCCTCATCGACTGCCCGCCCAGCCTCGGCCTCAGCATGGACGCCGCGATCTACTACGGACGCCGCCGCGACGCCGAACAGCCGGGAGCCTCCGGCGCGCTGATCGTGGTCCAGGCGGAGGACTCCTCGGCGGACGCCTACGACCTCCTGACCTCCCAGATCAACGACCTCCGCGACGATCTCAGCCTCGACATCGACTACCTCGGTCTCGTCGTCAACCTCTACGACGGCCGGCGCGGCTACATCGCGACCTCTTCCCTCCAGGCCTGGATGGACATAAAGGATCCGCGCGTGGTGGCCATCGTTCCCGACCTCAAGGAACAGCGCGAAGCGGTCCGCGTGAAGCAACCGCTGTTCGTCTACGCACCCAAGGGCGAGCAGGCGGTCTCCCTGCGCGCCCTCGCAAGGGAGATCTCATGA
- a CDS encoding ScbR family autoregulator-binding transcription factor produces the protein MARARQERAEITRQAILDGAAIAFDRTGFHGTSLTDVVGHAGVTKGALYFHFSSKEAIARTLMDEQFQISEGLPAIAEPGLQTAIDLTHRMAFGLRSNVRVRAGIRLVIEFGSFTDPDPSPYNAWIDTSQSCLAPAQERGDVLPSVDTHNLSTMLVAAFSGIQVTSHVRTGRADLHARVIDLWNFVLPGIVPAERISRFDPAGSPECRSELGLSAPDSAPASAPDSAPDSAPDSAPDSAPAATA, from the coding sequence ATGGCAAGGGCCAGACAGGAACGAGCCGAGATCACCCGGCAGGCGATCCTCGACGGCGCGGCCATCGCCTTCGACCGGACCGGCTTCCACGGCACCAGCCTGACCGACGTGGTCGGGCACGCCGGCGTCACCAAGGGCGCCCTCTACTTCCACTTCTCGTCCAAGGAAGCCATCGCCCGCACCTTGATGGACGAGCAGTTCCAGATCTCCGAGGGCCTGCCCGCCATCGCGGAGCCGGGTCTCCAGACCGCCATCGACCTGACCCACCGGATGGCGTTCGGTCTCCGCTCCAACGTCCGGGTCCGCGCCGGGATCCGCCTGGTCATCGAGTTCGGCTCTTTCACCGACCCGGACCCGAGCCCGTACAACGCCTGGATCGACACCTCCCAGAGCTGTCTGGCGCCGGCTCAGGAGCGCGGCGACGTCCTGCCCTCGGTCGACACCCACAACCTGTCGACCATGCTCGTCGCCGCCTTCTCCGGCATCCAGGTGACCTCGCACGTACGCACCGGCCGCGCGGACCTGCACGCCCGGGTCATCGACCTGTGGAACTTCGTGCTCCCGGGGATCGTGCCCGCGGAGCGCATCTCCCGCTTCGACCCGGCCGGCTCGCCCGAGTGCCGGTCCGAACTCGGCCTGTCGGCTCCGGACTCCGCTCCGGCCTCAGCCCCGGACTCAGCCCCGGACTCAGCCCCGGACTCAGCCCCGGACTCCGCTCCGGCCGCAACCGCCTGA
- a CDS encoding TetR/AcrR family transcriptional regulator: MTDADEQWGAAVRLLWGPPVKPARGPKRGLTLEGIAGVGVALADAEGLAGVSMQGVAGRLAVTKMALYRYVPGKAELVSLMVEAAMPDPSVLDGRPVGEGWRERLAVWARELLAGFRAHPWLLEATVGARVMGPVEIGWMERALVALDGCGLTGAESIDAMVLVSGHVRGIAEQERAMAGGAAGEGPDAQLTSVLGEVMRVHGEKYPALGAALASVVEGGGQDQALDFGLERILDGLGLLVAERAGGRA, from the coding sequence ATGACGGACGCGGACGAGCAGTGGGGCGCGGCCGTGCGGCTGCTGTGGGGGCCGCCGGTGAAGCCCGCGCGCGGGCCCAAGCGGGGGCTCACGCTGGAGGGGATCGCCGGTGTGGGGGTCGCTCTCGCGGATGCCGAGGGGCTGGCCGGCGTATCGATGCAGGGAGTGGCCGGGCGGCTGGCCGTCACGAAGATGGCGTTGTACCGGTACGTGCCGGGCAAGGCGGAGCTGGTCTCGCTGATGGTGGAGGCCGCGATGCCGGACCCCTCGGTGCTCGACGGCCGTCCGGTGGGTGAGGGCTGGCGTGAGCGGCTCGCGGTGTGGGCGCGGGAGTTGCTGGCCGGATTCCGGGCGCACCCGTGGCTGTTGGAGGCGACCGTCGGGGCGCGGGTGATGGGGCCGGTCGAGATCGGGTGGATGGAGCGGGCGCTCGTCGCGCTCGACGGGTGCGGGCTGACGGGGGCCGAGTCGATCGACGCGATGGTGCTGGTGTCGGGGCACGTGCGCGGGATCGCGGAGCAGGAACGTGCGATGGCGGGCGGGGCCGCGGGGGAGGGGCCGGACGCGCAGCTGACGTCGGTGCTCGGGGAAGTGATGCGGGTGCACGGGGAGAAGTACCCGGCGCTCGGGGCCGCGTTGGCCTCTGTGGTGGAGGGCGGCGGGCAGGACCAGGCGCTGGACTTCGGGTTGGAGCGGATCCTCGACGGGCTCGGGCTGTTGGTGGCGGAGCGGGCGGGTGGGCGGGCTTGA